TGATGATGCATTAGAACAGTTTAAGCAATGCACTCAAGTACTACGCTTAATTGATATCCCCTATCTTGCAAAAATCACTCAATATTCAACTGAGTTGATGCAAAAAATTATTGCGAATCCAGCACAAATTAATACTGATGATGTCGTTGCCTTAAGCGAAGGCACGACCATGGTAAAACGTTATATTGAATTTATCTGTTTGCGCGAAATACAAGTTCCACAGTTTCTTCTTACGACCTTAAATAATTTAGAATTAGCTTTAAATAAACCACTGACTACATCAGGACAGGCTCTTGTTCCCTTACTTGCAGATACTTCGCTCGAACTGCCTTCGCCTGAAATATTAATTAGTGAAAAAACTCAGTTCATCCATCAACTCTATAAATTATCTCTACATCAATTTTTAAAAAAGACAGCATCAGCTCAGAATTTTCAAGCCTTTAAACTTATTGCAACCTATTTGCTCAGCATAGCGAACACTCAGCCAAGCCAACAATATTGGCAGCTCGTCAATTATGCTTTTAACCATATTGATGACCTACCTTTAAATGATTCACGCCTACGTGTACTCATTAATATCGAAAATCAGATTGGTCAGTTCTTAGCAACTCCGGAAACTTTCAAACCCGATTTAGCGGCACTTGCTGATATTTTAAGTATTGTCATTGCTCAAGAAGATGAGATTGCCCACCATATTCGCAACCAACTTCATATAGGTGAGGAAACACCAACAGATACTCAATTACTCGTTTTAAGTCGCCATCTTTTTGGTCCTGACTTTGACACGATGCACACCGTCAGCCAATTAATCTTGGATGAAATGAATAAAGTGCGTAATGATATTGAGTACAACTATCAAAATATGTCGTCTGAAAAAGCACAGCAACTCCAAGCGAGCCTTTTACAGCTGGCCTATACCTTTAAACTTCTTAATCTAGATGACGCCTCATCTGCACTTTCTCAGCAAGCTACTAGTTTAAGTCAACTTAACATTTTAAGTGATGAGAACTATGCGCAGCAGCTGATGAACAGTATTTTGTCGGCCATGAACTCAATTGGTATTTTAGTACGTCAATTCACCTCGAATCGTTTACAACTTAATGTGAACAATACGGATATTTCTTTAGATCGTCTTGATGAAGCACACCAAGCCTTGCTTATTGAGACAAAAAATTTAATTGATTTTATCTGTCAAAGTCTGACTTTGTATGCAAATGATCAAACACAAAATATTGAAGCAATTGCAGGTTCGTTAAAAGAGTTAGCGGGTGCAGCCGAATTTTTAGGAAGCACGATTCAACAACAAGCTTTACTCCACACTGCTCAATTTGTTCAAGAGCAACTTGAACAAAAACAGCCTTTTAATACAGACCAAATTCACTGTATTTTTAACGTATTAGCCGGTATTGACATGTTAGTTGACAATTTAAAAAATAAACAACCTGTTCTACAATCCATGTTTAATGTAGCATTGTCGAGTAGTCAACAACTTCAAAAAAAGGCAGCTTAATGTCTGAATTATCACTTGCTTATATTTTCCATCATCAACAATTACTGGTTGACCAGAACCTTCAATTACCCAAAGTCGAAAAGTTAGCAAGTGATTTACTTTTCACTCATGATGAGCAGGTCATTGCGCGTGACTTGCTTGCTGAGGAACCTATTCCCGAAGGCTTACAACTTGTCCCAATTCGCCAGCTTATTACCAGTTGGTCGAAAGAACAGTTTTTGCAAGCGAGCCGAGCTGTTCAATTACTTGAATGGCGACGTAACCATAAATTTTGTAGCCACTGTGGACATCCGACAGAAGTTCATCCAACCGAATATGCGATGGTGTGCCCTTCTTGTCGCTATCACCAATACCCTCGTGTAAACCCTTGCATTATTACCGTCATTACTCGTGGTGATGATGAAATCTTACTAGCGAAGTCAGTTCACAATAAAACCAACATGTATGGTTTGATTGCAGGTTTTGTTGAGGTGGGTGAAACACTTGAAGAAGCAGTACAACGTGAAGCTTTCGAAGAAGTCGGTTTAAAACTCAAAAATATTCAATATATGTCAAGTCAGCCTTGGCCATTCCCAAGTAACCTTATGGTAGCTTTTCGGGCAGAATATGAGTCGGGTGAAATTAAGCTTCAAGAAGAAGAAATTGCAGATGCACAATTCTTCAAAATTGATCAATTACCTGAGATTCCATTTAAAGGAAGTATTGCTCATTCAATGATTATGCAGATTACCCAAGCTGGGTAATCTGCTGTGTTTTAAACGAGACTTTCGTTTAAAACACTTCTTCAAGAAAATGTAAGATCGTTCTTTTCGTTCTAAAGTAATGGCTAATAAAACTAGAAAGACTAGCTAAAATTGTAATATGGCCAGTTTTAGGAATCACGGCGATATGGCTGTGATTTCCACTTTGTCTTAATGCGCGATCCAAATCTAATGTATTTTCTTTACCGACAAGCTGATCATTTTCAGCCATGAGCAAGTAATGTTTAATACTATTTTGGTTGACGAAATAGTATGGCATCACCTCTTGATAAGAAATACTTTGGTCAAAAGCATCTTCAGCTAGTGGGTCACCCTTATAATCAAAATGATAAGGTCCGGCTAAACCAAAAATTGCCTTAATATTACCTAAACACTGAATAGGGTTTGGTTTTGGATGATAAACAGCAGACATGACATTAAATGCCCCTGCCGAGTGCCCCATAAGTACAATATTTTCTGTAGAGATTTCCAGCTTTTCTTGGTTTTGATGTAAATAATTCAATGCCTGAGTCAAGTCATCAACAAAACTTGGAAAAATATTTTTAGGCGCTAATTGATAGTTAATAACTGCAACGTCATAACCTTCTTTAGCAAATGTCTCGCCAATAAAAAGATAATCTCGCTTATTACCATGCTGCCAAGCACCACCATGTACAAAAACGATAAGCGGCTGATGTGCTAATTTTTTAACAGATCGGTAAATATCCAAACGGTGACGCGGTTTTAAACCATAACGGACATTGGCAACCTGTTCAAAACCATCTTTAGGCGTAAAACGGTTTAAAGCAAAACTCCCCAAATCATAAAGGCGGAACTCTTTATAAAGAGTTCGCGCCTGTTCAATTTTGCTTTGTAGTTGTTCAATCAGATTCATATATTACTGTGCATTCGAAGCTGGATCTGTTTGGTCAGGATCAATTGCAACAGGAGTTTGAACTGTTGGTTGAGCAATGACGTTATTAATAACCGGAGTAGCCGTTGCACTTGTAGTACTCGCTGCTGGTGCAGGCGCTAAATCAACGTTATCAATTAAAGTAACAATTTTAGTTACGTTACCCACATTTTGTAAGACGCTATTCAAATCATTAATTTCAGCAGTATTTAAACGTCCCATGACATAAAGTACGCCGTCTTCGGTATGTACGAGAACCTTACTATCAGAAACTACAGGTGCCTTCATTAAAAGCGCACGTGTATTGGCAGTTACACCCGCGTCTTGCATAATCGTGTTGTAGCTGACTTTATTACCAACGGTAATGTAGTTATGTACAGCTTTCACATCGCTCATGGCTTTAAGATTATCTTCTGCCAATTGTTTTAAATATGGGTCTGGCACTTGTCCTGTTAATAAAACAGTACTGTGGAAGCTTTCGATATTAATACGTGACTGCTTAAAGCGCTGATCAAGTTTATAAAGGTTGATATTTGCTGTACGTTTAATTGAAGAGTCAATGAACACTTGGCCCAGACTGCGGACACCGCTGTCTGTTCCGACTGGAGCTGTGCCTGTTCCACCAGAAATAAAACTTGCGCAACCCGATAAACTTGCGACACAAAGCATTGTTACAGCAATACGGTTTAACACTCCACCAGACTCCTATCAATCTTTTCTTGGCTTGATCATAAAGCATCAGACTTAAATTTGCTCAAAAGAGTAATGAACTCTTAATCCAAAGTAAATGCATTTTCGATCCATTGCAGATCATAATGGAATTTTGAAAAGTCTTGCTGTACTGTTTTTGCAATTTTCTGTGGAAAATCAAAACAAATCACATCAAAACGACAATAAAATTCCTGATAAGATGGATAGCGCTGTAAAAAACGCATCGCAGTTTTGATAATTTTCTTCTGCTTTGTCCCTGTCACCATTTCACAAGCTTGCCCATAATTTCCTATAGTACGTGCCTTTACCTCCACAAAAACTAGTTCTTGCCCTCTTTTAACAATCAAATCCACTTCACCACGGCGTGAATGGTAATTGCTTGTCACCCACACATAGTTTTGTGCTTGTAACAGGCCTAAAGCCGTTTGTTCTGCCCATTTACCTAACTGCTGTGCTAATAACATTTTTATCTTCCCCAAGTTAAAAGTAGCATCACATATTTTTATGTTTAAGTTTTTGTTAAATCTATCTGTATTTTCTGGCTTAAATTGAACAAATGAAAATCACTTCATTTTCGAAAAGCCAAGGTTAGCAGACATTGTTCACGCCCAAATCATAATTTCGGGTAAACTACCCGATTAAAATTGTTTATCTGTACGGAGTAAAACCAAATGAGTGCTCAGTTATTCGTTGTAGCCACCCCAATCGGGCACTTAGATGATATGACTTTCCGTGCAATTGATATTTTAAAATCAGTTTCTATTGTCGCTGCCGAAGATACACGTCAATCAGCACAACTATTTAAGCACTATAATATATCGACTCAACTTACTGCATGTCATGATCATAATGAAAGCAATAAAATTGAGCAGTTAGTTCAAAGATTACTTGCGGGCGACAATATTGCTTTAATTAGTGATGCAGGTACACCGCTTATTAGCGACCCCGGTTTTAAATTAGTTCGTGCTGCTCAAGAACATGGTATTAGAGTTGTGCCTGTGCCTGGTGCATGTGCGGCAATTGCTGCTTTAAGTGCAGTTGGTTTACCAAGTGACCGTTTTAGTTTTGAAGGCTTTTTACCATCAAAAGCTTCTCAACGTATTTCTCAATTGGAAAAACTCAAAAATGAAACTCAAACCTTAATTTTCTATGAAGCACCACACCGTATTTTAGAATGTGTAAAAAATATGGCAGAGGTATTTGGTGAAAATCGCCCAGTTGGTTTCGCACGTGAAATCACTAAAACCTTTGAAACTATCAAAAAAATGACCTTAAAAGACTTGGTCAGCTTTATTGAAAACGACCATAACCAAGAAAAAGGTGAAATTGTACTTGTAGTTGGCGGCGCACCAGAAAAAACAGATCTTGAACAAGAAAAACTAGATGAGCTTTTAAAACGCTTACTTCAAGACTTATCAGTTAAAGCAGCATCTCAACTTGCTGCCGATTTAACAGGTATTAAGAAAAAAGTTGCTTATCAACGTGCGCTTGAGTTAACCCAATCTTAAACTTATCTCAATATTTGTTTTGCTGACTGAACAATCGTTTCAGTCAGTGCATCAAGTTGCTTCGACTGCCTTTTCCAATGATGCCAATATAAAGGAATATCAAGTTGAGCCTCAGGCATAATATCAACAAGTGTTCCGTTTTCTAGTAATGGTTGAACCTGTAGCTCGGGCACCATGCCATACCCTAAACCTAGTTGAATTGCTTTAACGAAAGCATCTGTCGCTGGAATAAAACTATAAGGATAACTTTGCATCGGTAAACCGTATCCCTTTAATAAAACCTCCGAATGCATTAAATCTTTATGGTTAAAAATAACTGCTGGCGTTTTTCTTAAAGTTTCTCGGTTAATTCCACCACTAAACCACCGGTTTACAAACTCGGCCGATGCCAGCATTTTATAGCGCATTTTACCAAGAAGCTGAGCTAAGCAACCCGCCATAACTTGCTCTTCTGCTGTAATACATGCATTGACCTGTCCCGTTTCAAGCAAAGTATGTGTGTGAGATTGATCGTCAATTTTTAGTTCTAATACAATTTTTTCTTTAAAAAGCGTTTGCTGAATGCATGGTAAAAGCCAAGTGGCTAATGAGTCTGCATTTGAAGCCAAAGCAATTTTATAAAATTCAGATTCGGAAGATTTCCCCATTAAACCTTGTAATAAATTTTGCTCCATCAGTCTGGTATGACGTAAGTGTTGCAATAAAGTTTGCCCTGCTTGAGTGAGTACACAGGGACGCCCACGTATGATTAGGATCTGCCCTAAATATTTTTCTAAGGCCTGTACACGTAACGATACTGCCGACGGAGTAATATATAAATGCTCACCTGCTGCATCAAAACTCCCTACTTCTGCTACAGCCAGAAAAGCTTCACATTGTTTACTATCGAGCATATCAAACCTAAATTATTTTTAGCCAAACCTAAATATTCTTAATTTTACTTATTTTTTAATAAAAAGACAGATAATTCCCCCATCTGATTTTTTCAAACTTACTTATTGTCATGTTATCTCTTAGTATATTTTTTAAAGGTTTCGGTATTGGTAGCGGGCTTATTGTCGCCATTGGAGCTCAAAATGCTTTTGTTCTAAAACAGGGTCTGAAACAACAATACGTATTTTGGCTATGTTTAATTTGTGCATTGTCTGATTCGATTCTAATCGCTTTTGGTGTATTAGGTTTTGCCGAAATCATGACTGCATCACCAATCCTAATTACTGTTGCCAAATATTTAGGGGCAGCGTTTTTATTAGTCTACGGTGCAAAAGCATTCTATGCTGCATTTAAAACTACCCAAGGCATGGAGCTTGATAACGGTCAAAAGCAGACTTTAACCCAAGCATTAGTGACCTGTCTTGCCTTTACTTGGCTTAACCCCCACGTCTATTTAGATACTATTGTTTTGATTGGTTCTGTAGCAACCCAGCTAGAAGATAAAATTAGCTTTGCTTTAGGCAGTATTCTTGCTTCTTGGATCTTCTTTTTCAGTTTAGGTTATGGTGCAAAATTATTGAAGCCGTTATTTACCAATCCTAAAGCTTGGAAAATTTTAGATTTCATTATTGGATGTATTATGTGGTGTATTGCCCTAACACTTTTGTTTTAATAGCTTAAAAGTAAAAAAGGATCCTATAAAAGATCCTTTTTTTATTGCTCTTTATGATGCTTCACTGCCAAGCACAACTCTTGCCTGTTTTCTTTCTTGCTGTGACTGTTTTATAACAGCGTAGCCGGAGGATACTCCCAAGTAAGCAATGACAAAGGCAACCAATAAATCGGGAAATACACTGCCCGTTCCAAACACTCCAACCGCCGCTAAAATTACAGCAATATTGGCAATTGAGTCATTTCGACTACACAACCAAACAGAGCGCATATTGGCATCACCATCACGAAATGCATAAAGCATAAGGGCGACGGAAACATTAGCAATTAAGGCTATTACTCCAATTGCCCCCATGACCATTGGTTCCGGTGGAACTCCATAAAAATATGACCAAACCACTTTCGCAATGACAAAAACGCCGAAAGCTACCATCGTTATTCCTTTAAGTAGTGCCGCTGTCGCACGCCAATATAAACTCATCGAAAGGACGACTAAAGATAATGC
This genomic stretch from Acinetobacter pittii harbors:
- the rsmI gene encoding 16S rRNA (cytidine(1402)-2'-O)-methyltransferase, yielding MSAQLFVVATPIGHLDDMTFRAIDILKSVSIVAAEDTRQSAQLFKHYNISTQLTACHDHNESNKIEQLVQRLLAGDNIALISDAGTPLISDPGFKLVRAAQEHGIRVVPVPGACAAIAALSAVGLPSDRFSFEGFLPSKASQRISQLEKLKNETQTLIFYEAPHRILECVKNMAEVFGENRPVGFAREITKTFETIKKMTLKDLVSFIENDHNQEKGEIVLVVGGAPEKTDLEQEKLDELLKRLLQDLSVKAASQLAADLTGIKKKVAYQRALELTQS
- the afmiD gene encoding alpha/beta hydrolase, coding for MNLIEQLQSKIEQARTLYKEFRLYDLGSFALNRFTPKDGFEQVANVRYGLKPRHRLDIYRSVKKLAHQPLIVFVHGGAWQHGNKRDYLFIGETFAKEGYDVAVINYQLAPKNIFPSFVDDLTQALNYLHQNQEKLEISTENIVLMGHSAGAFNVMSAVYHPKPNPIQCLGNIKAIFGLAGPYHFDYKGDPLAEDAFDQSISYQEVMPYYFVNQNSIKHYLLMAENDQLVGKENTLDLDRALRQSGNHSHIAVIPKTGHITILASLSSFISHYFRTKRTILHFLEEVF
- the iciA gene encoding LysR family transcriptional regulator ArgP, coding for MLDSKQCEAFLAVAEVGSFDAAGEHLYITPSAVSLRVQALEKYLGQILIIRGRPCVLTQAGQTLLQHLRHTRLMEQNLLQGLMGKSSESEFYKIALASNADSLATWLLPCIQQTLFKEKIVLELKIDDQSHTHTLLETGQVNACITAEEQVMAGCLAQLLGKMRYKMLASAEFVNRWFSGGINRETLRKTPAVIFNHKDLMHSEVLLKGYGLPMQSYPYSFIPATDAFVKAIQLGLGYGMVPELQVQPLLENGTLVDIMPEAQLDIPLYWHHWKRQSKQLDALTETIVQSAKQILR
- a CDS encoding BON domain-containing protein: MLNRIAVTMLCVASLSGCASFISGGTGTAPVGTDSGVRSLGQVFIDSSIKRTANINLYKLDQRFKQSRINIESFHSTVLLTGQVPDPYLKQLAEDNLKAMSDVKAVHNYITVGNKVSYNTIMQDAGVTANTRALLMKAPVVSDSKVLVHTEDGVLYVMGRLNTAEINDLNSVLQNVGNVTKIVTLIDNVDLAPAPAASTTSATATPVINNVIAQPTVQTPVAIDPDQTDPASNAQ
- a CDS encoding cation diffusion facilitator family transporter gives rise to the protein MAGCGCASTCSPTKKVSPRFRKALWIALIINALMFVVEILGGYKAQSVSLWADALDFAGDAANYALSLVVLSMSLYWRATAALLKGITMVAFGVFVIAKVVWSYFYGVPPEPMVMGAIGVIALIANVSVALMLYAFRDGDANMRSVWLCSRNDSIANIAVILAAVGVFGTGSVFPDLLVAFVIAYLGVSSGYAVIKQSQQERKQARVVLGSEAS
- a CDS encoding LysE/ArgO family amino acid transporter, whose product is MLSLSIFFKGFGIGSGLIVAIGAQNAFVLKQGLKQQYVFWLCLICALSDSILIAFGVLGFAEIMTASPILITVAKYLGAAFLLVYGAKAFYAAFKTTQGMELDNGQKQTLTQALVTCLAFTWLNPHVYLDTIVLIGSVATQLEDKISFALGSILASWIFFFSLGYGAKLLKPLFTNPKAWKILDFIIGCIMWCIALTLLF
- a CDS encoding YraN family protein, translating into MLLAQQLGKWAEQTALGLLQAQNYVWVTSNYHSRRGEVDLIVKRGQELVFVEVKARTIGNYGQACEMVTGTKQKKIIKTAMRFLQRYPSYQEFYCRFDVICFDFPQKIAKTVQQDFSKFHYDLQWIENAFTLD
- a CDS encoding chemotaxis protein produces the protein MSEHTSIHFDPTALLIIKHEIDRSIKLVEGAVSTLIEEQTLPFGIDDALEQFKQCTQVLRLIDIPYLAKITQYSTELMQKIIANPAQINTDDVVALSEGTTMVKRYIEFICLREIQVPQFLLTTLNNLELALNKPLTTSGQALVPLLADTSLELPSPEILISEKTQFIHQLYKLSLHQFLKKTASAQNFQAFKLIATYLLSIANTQPSQQYWQLVNYAFNHIDDLPLNDSRLRVLINIENQIGQFLATPETFKPDLAALADILSIVIAQEDEIAHHIRNQLHIGEETPTDTQLLVLSRHLFGPDFDTMHTVSQLILDEMNKVRNDIEYNYQNMSSEKAQQLQASLLQLAYTFKLLNLDDASSALSQQATSLSQLNILSDENYAQQLMNSILSAMNSIGILVRQFTSNRLQLNVNNTDISLDRLDEAHQALLIETKNLIDFICQSLTLYANDQTQNIEAIAGSLKELAGAAEFLGSTIQQQALLHTAQFVQEQLEQKQPFNTDQIHCIFNVLAGIDMLVDNLKNKQPVLQSMFNVALSSSQQLQKKAA
- the nudC gene encoding NAD(+) diphosphatase — translated: MSELSLAYIFHHQQLLVDQNLQLPKVEKLASDLLFTHDEQVIARDLLAEEPIPEGLQLVPIRQLITSWSKEQFLQASRAVQLLEWRRNHKFCSHCGHPTEVHPTEYAMVCPSCRYHQYPRVNPCIITVITRGDDEILLAKSVHNKTNMYGLIAGFVEVGETLEEAVQREAFEEVGLKLKNIQYMSSQPWPFPSNLMVAFRAEYESGEIKLQEEEIADAQFFKIDQLPEIPFKGSIAHSMIMQITQAG